The Rubidibacter lacunae KORDI 51-2 genome window below encodes:
- a CDS encoding S-layer homology domain-containing protein — MSRFQIRGLVRCAIAIGALGWLSACSSDAAWQERLAPDPGLNNGPEVTETFAPEFGDADAANATRPEALPEAIPVYPEVRLLDDDTADNRGRVLWESDSGLTPIASFYKRVLNEDGWILDPIEIASEPAIDPTKLSARRGNLNARIELTQANLTEPTTIALTYERQTRVTPPDYTPPDAGGAATPPAETHANGNTARNDAPESESFEPAVAPGPKTFVDISAAPEALQPYLRDVAALGVLDAATGDRFVPNEPVSRGDFARWLVAANNLMRERPGDRLRAIAVTEDPVFADVPPSAPEFPAVQGLAEAGLIPSQLSGDLTVKSFRPEAPLTRETLLLWKVPLDLRQGLPTATVETVRAAWGFQDIEQVDPIALSAVLADYNNGDRANIRRVYGFTRLLQPQKPVTRAEAAAALWFFGTRGDGNSAAAVVRED; from the coding sequence TTGAGTCGGTTTCAAATTCGCGGGCTGGTGCGCTGCGCGATCGCGATCGGGGCACTCGGATGGTTGAGTGCCTGCAGCAGTGATGCTGCCTGGCAAGAGCGTCTGGCTCCCGATCCGGGTTTGAATAATGGGCCCGAGGTGACGGAGACGTTCGCACCGGAGTTCGGAGATGCCGATGCCGCCAATGCTACCCGACCGGAAGCGTTACCGGAAGCCATCCCGGTGTATCCAGAGGTACGACTGCTAGACGATGATACAGCCGACAATCGCGGTCGCGTACTGTGGGAGTCGGACAGCGGGCTCACGCCGATCGCCAGCTTCTACAAGCGCGTCCTAAACGAGGACGGTTGGATCCTGGACCCGATAGAGATCGCGTCCGAGCCCGCCATCGACCCGACGAAACTGAGCGCTCGACGCGGCAATCTCAATGCCAGGATCGAGTTGACGCAAGCCAACCTCACGGAGCCGACAACGATCGCCTTGACCTACGAGAGGCAGACGCGCGTTACGCCGCCGGACTATACGCCACCCGATGCGGGCGGAGCTGCCACCCCCCCCGCAGAAACGCATGCAAACGGCAATACTGCGCGCAACGATGCACCAGAATCCGAATCGTTCGAGCCTGCAGTGGCGCCCGGACCGAAAACATTCGTCGACATTTCAGCAGCACCCGAAGCACTCCAACCATATCTGCGCGACGTAGCGGCTCTTGGCGTGCTGGATGCGGCAACAGGAGATCGTTTCGTGCCGAACGAGCCCGTTTCCCGCGGGGACTTCGCCCGCTGGCTCGTGGCTGCAAACAACCTAATGCGCGAGCGTCCAGGCGATCGTCTGCGTGCTATTGCGGTAACTGAGGACCCGGTATTTGCAGACGTACCGCCTTCGGCTCCAGAGTTTCCTGCCGTACAGGGACTGGCTGAAGCAGGACTGATTCCTTCGCAGTTGAGCGGCGATCTTACCGTAAAGAGCTTTCGCCCCGAGGCACCCCTTACGCGAGAAACGCTGCTGTTGTGGAAGGTGCCACTGGACCTGCGCCAGGGACTTCCGACAGCAACCGTGGAGACAGTCCGGGCTGCCTGGGGATTTCAGGATATAGAACAAGTCGACCCAATTGCACTATCAGCCGTTCTCGCCGACTACAATAACGGCGATCGCGCCAATATCCGGCGAGTGTATGGCTTCACGCGCCTGCTACAACCGCAAAAGCCAGTAACGCGTGCCGAGGCCGCCGCGGCACTATGGTTCTTCGGCACCCGCGGTGACGGAAACTCGGCAGCCGCGGTCGTGCGGGAAGACTAG
- a CDS encoding HAD family hydrolase yields the protein MVAIRCGDRAFANIEAIVFDKDGTLEDSLSFLRELARRRARFIDAQIPGTGDPLLMACGIQDERIDPTGMMAVGSRSECKIAAAAYIAETGRSWSEALAIAEMAFVEADRTLPRTVDVSPLFPGVRATLETLHAAGVQLAILSADSPTGVAACVERHELGAYFRVLAGVESGQNSKPDPQLLLKVCRTLNVSPAMTLMVGDSAVDIEMARRAAAAGAVGIAWDGSTAECLAAADIVLARLDAIVAHTE from the coding sequence GTGGTTGCAATTCGGTGCGGAGATCGCGCGTTTGCCAATATCGAGGCGATCGTTTTCGACAAAGACGGCACACTGGAAGACTCTCTATCGTTCCTACGAGAGCTGGCCCGACGGCGGGCGCGATTTATCGACGCGCAAATTCCGGGTACGGGCGACCCACTGCTTATGGCTTGCGGCATCCAAGACGAGCGCATCGACCCCACTGGCATGATGGCAGTGGGCAGCCGCAGCGAATGCAAAATTGCCGCTGCCGCTTACATCGCCGAAACTGGGCGGAGCTGGTCCGAGGCGCTGGCGATCGCGGAGATGGCTTTTGTAGAAGCCGATCGCACCCTACCGCGCACCGTTGATGTATCGCCGCTGTTTCCAGGCGTGCGCGCAACGCTAGAAACCTTACATGCCGCTGGCGTCCAACTCGCCATTCTTTCTGCCGATTCCCCAACGGGCGTGGCTGCCTGTGTCGAGCGCCACGAACTCGGTGCGTACTTTCGGGTGTTGGCGGGGGTCGAAAGCGGTCAGAATAGTAAGCCCGATCCGCAGTTATTATTAAAGGTTTGTCGCACACTGAACGTTTCGCCAGCGATGACGCTGATGGTGGGCGACTCGGCTGTCGATATAGAGATGGCCCGCCGGGCCGCGGCCGCGGGTGCCGTGGGAATTGCTTGGGACGGCAGCACTGCCGAATGCTTGGCTGCTGCCGACATTGTCTTAGCTCGTCTCGACGCGATCGTAGCCCATACCGAGTAA